The following proteins are encoded in a genomic region of bacterium:
- a CDS encoding pyridoxal-phosphate dependent enzyme: protein MEPSHEKRRLTTILDAIGNTPLIRLNKITRGLDAEIWAKAEYLNPGGSIKDRIAKYILEQALESGEIQPGGTIVENTSGNTGAALAMVAAVKGYKCIFTMPDKMSKEKVDGLKAFGARVVVTPTNVPPDSPQSYYETAKRIHREIPGSFYVNQYHNPVNTEAHYHLTGAEIWEQTEGQITHYVAGLGTGGTFSGVAKYLKEKNPCVQCIGVDPFGSVFYRYWKTGELGEAWVYKVEGIGEDMVVGNVDFTLLDDVIQVTDADCFQMGRRLAREEGLLVGGSSGGAVFAAREVACRAPKGSVIVTVLPDHGNRYLSKMYNDEWMRDNQFLEPDSNLGRVRDLLATRGKQELISARTDETVETVIARMKEHGISQLPVMDNGHLAGVVQEVDLLKFVLSGAGFSGSTVETIVHNHIPTVRMDSALDDVSAVFTGSSSEAVLVTDGDHATDIITKIDLIDHLSKPTPKDNET from the coding sequence ATGGAACCGTCACACGAAAAACGCCGGTTGACGACGATTCTGGACGCTATCGGCAACACGCCGCTGATACGGCTGAACAAGATCACGCGAGGACTCGATGCGGAAATCTGGGCTAAGGCCGAGTATTTGAATCCCGGAGGCTCGATCAAGGACCGGATCGCCAAATACATTCTCGAACAGGCTCTCGAGTCGGGCGAGATCCAGCCCGGTGGAACGATTGTCGAGAACACGTCGGGCAACACCGGCGCGGCGCTGGCGATGGTAGCGGCGGTGAAGGGCTATAAGTGCATCTTCACCATGCCCGACAAGATGTCGAAAGAAAAAGTGGACGGACTCAAGGCGTTTGGTGCGCGGGTGGTGGTCACTCCCACCAACGTTCCGCCCGATAGTCCGCAGAGCTACTACGAAACGGCGAAGCGGATCCATCGCGAGATTCCGGGCAGTTTCTACGTTAACCAGTATCACAATCCGGTCAACACGGAAGCGCACTACCATCTGACAGGCGCGGAAATCTGGGAGCAGACCGAAGGCCAGATCACCCACTACGTAGCGGGATTGGGAACGGGCGGAACGTTTTCCGGCGTGGCCAAATACCTCAAGGAGAAAAATCCGTGCGTCCAGTGTATCGGTGTGGATCCGTTCGGCAGTGTGTTCTACCGCTACTGGAAGACGGGAGAGCTCGGCGAAGCGTGGGTGTACAAGGTGGAAGGAATCGGCGAGGACATGGTGGTGGGGAACGTGGATTTCACACTTCTTGATGACGTAATTCAGGTGACGGACGCCGATTGCTTTCAGATGGGCCGGCGGCTGGCGCGCGAGGAGGGCTTGCTGGTGGGCGGATCATCGGGCGGAGCGGTATTCGCGGCTCGGGAAGTGGCATGCCGCGCGCCGAAAGGCTCGGTGATCGTGACGGTGCTGCCCGATCACGGCAACCGCTACCTCTCGAAGATGTACAACGACGAGTGGATGCGGGACAATCAGTTTCTTGAACCGGACAGCAATTTGGGCCGCGTGCGCGATCTGCTGGCTACGCGCGGCAAGCAGGAACTGATTTCGGCCCGCACGGACGAGACGGTGGAGACGGTTATTGCCCGGATGAAAGAACACGGAATTTCGCAGCTTCCGGTGATGGACAACGGACACCTCGCGGGTGTGGTGCAGGAAGTGGATCTCCTGAAGTTCGTTTTGAGCGGAGCGGGATTCTCCGGTTCGACCGTCGAGACCATCGTGCATAATCACATTCCGACGGTCAGGATGGATTCCGCGCTCGATGATGTTTCGGCGGTCTTCACCGGCTCGAGCAGCGAAGCGGTGCTGGTGACCGACGGCGATCATGCCACCGACATCATCACCAAGATTGACTTGATTGACCACTTGAGCAAACCTACTCCGAAGGATAACGAGACATAA
- a CDS encoding aminotransferase class I/II-fold pyridoxal phosphate-dependent enzyme: IGDPDLPPPASFTRALQEHAADPDAHFYSSSRGEAGVRKAITKFFKGRFGVELDPDSQICVVLGGKEGLASLGRAYVNPGDVVAVPSPAYPVYAQGVATLCDGKTRVLPLKAKNGFLPDLSQAKGARMLFLNYPNNPTGAIATDLFWQQFGDFCDAHPETIVCHDHAYSEMTFGEYVAPSLLARTPNCVEMHSMSKVFNATGFRIGFAVGRADIISGMVKVKTQIDSGAPLMIQRAMADGLAAYRGAEPPPDVVEIRKVYGERRALAERMLEQMGMDVTKSPATFYVWARVGEDELAFVERALERDVVVTPGRGFGEEGIGYIRLALTQPIHRIEEALNRIVL; this comes from the coding sequence ATCGGCGATCCCGATCTGCCGCCGCCCGCGAGTTTCACGCGCGCGCTGCAGGAACACGCGGCTGATCCGGACGCGCATTTCTATTCCAGCTCGCGCGGCGAGGCGGGCGTGCGCAAGGCGATTACCAAGTTCTTCAAGGGCCGGTTCGGCGTGGAACTCGATCCCGATTCGCAGATTTGCGTGGTGTTGGGCGGCAAGGAAGGACTCGCGAGCTTGGGCCGCGCGTACGTGAATCCGGGAGACGTGGTGGCGGTGCCATCGCCCGCCTATCCGGTGTACGCGCAAGGCGTGGCCACGCTGTGCGACGGCAAGACGCGGGTGCTGCCCCTGAAGGCGAAGAACGGATTTCTGCCCGATCTTTCGCAGGCAAAGGGCGCGCGGATGCTGTTTTTGAACTATCCCAACAATCCGACGGGAGCGATTGCCACCGATCTGTTCTGGCAGCAGTTCGGCGATTTCTGCGACGCGCATCCCGAGACCATTGTCTGTCACGATCACGCCTACAGCGAGATGACGTTCGGCGAGTATGTTGCGCCGTCGCTTCTGGCGCGCACGCCGAATTGCGTGGAGATGCACTCGATGTCGAAGGTGTTCAACGCGACCGGTTTTCGCATCGGTTTTGCAGTCGGACGGGCCGACATAATCAGCGGAATGGTGAAGGTGAAGACGCAGATTGATTCGGGCGCGCCGCTGATGATCCAACGGGCCATGGCCGACGGGCTGGCGGCGTACCGGGGAGCCGAGCCGCCGCCGGACGTGGTCGAGATTCGCAAAGTGTATGGCGAACGGCGGGCGCTGGCCGAACGGATGCTCGAACAGATGGGAATGGACGTCACGAAGAGTCCGGCCACGTTCTACGTGTGGGCGCGGGTCGGCGAGGATGAACTGGCGTTCGTCGAGCGCGCGCTGGAGCGCGACGTAGTGGTCACGCCGGGGCGGGGATTCGGCGAGGAAGGAATCGGTTACATCCGGCTGGCGCTAACGCAGCCGATTCATCGCATCGAGGAGGCGCTGAACCGAATTGTTCTTTAA
- a CDS encoding glycerophosphodiester phosphodiesterase codes for MPYKKLKPIAVAAGYGFPQLSEVFELVAGKGLLNIELKQAGHEEAAIRLARGILPVDSFAFSSFDPAAVRTCRRVAPDVPAFLIVWGPQDGARDVAALRELDASGIAFESGHLSAELTRLFCRERFPLFVWTVNDVCEAVRLAEWGVTGIITDIPAELVTAMNPSGKG; via the coding sequence TTGCCGTACAAAAAGTTGAAGCCGATTGCTGTCGCGGCCGGCTATGGATTTCCGCAACTTTCTGAAGTCTTTGAACTTGTGGCGGGGAAAGGACTTCTGAATATCGAACTGAAGCAAGCGGGCCATGAAGAGGCGGCGATCCGGCTGGCGCGCGGAATATTGCCGGTGGACAGCTTCGCCTTTTCGAGTTTCGATCCGGCTGCCGTGCGGACCTGCCGGAGAGTCGCACCCGACGTACCGGCCTTTCTCATCGTCTGGGGACCGCAGGATGGCGCGCGCGACGTGGCCGCGCTGCGCGAGCTTGACGCATCGGGAATCGCTTTCGAGAGCGGACACCTGTCCGCAGAACTCACCCGACTCTTCTGCCGCGAAAGGTTTCCCCTCTTCGTATGGACCGTAAATGACGTGTGCGAAGCGGTTCGTCTGGCCGAGTGGGGAGTAACAGGAATAATAACCGATATCCCGGCCGAACTGGTTACGGCGATGAATCCCTCCGGGAAAGGTTGA
- a CDS encoding S8 family serine peptidase, with product MYSRITLCIAVALLCATGSLAAGIDPGLESRLFSAPESERFSVILKLYNPQDIRALDLALHARRAPLAERHRVVIEALQSNAADTQGPVLDLLSEQKRDGSVVGYTAYWIENLIVVLGSPGAILELKEHPDVESIGFNFRAELIEPVPRGPRRSGRPSSLDVHFTTAGQRATGAARVNSELGITGQGVLVAGVDTGVDRLHPALASRWRGNTAPVGECWLDLLGNRPLPVDNNGHGTHTMGSMCGREYQTNGDTITVGAAPNARWIATNPINQSVGAAFIQDIFDAFEWLADPDGNPNTMEDVPDVIQNSWGVTQGHVGTPCYNNWNTVITNCEAAGPVVIWSAGNEGTAGLRSPATYELNPYQIFAVGAVNANSETPPFPVATFSSRGPSDCPPDLAAVKPEITAPGVAVYSCVPGGGYEDEDWSGTSMSGPHVAGVVALMREACPDCDYITIKEALMNTAIDEGYPPVGDDNIFGHGFLNAYDAVLAVASLGRVDGYITTSAGNPLPGVRVQAVPTPRAARSDSSGYYNLSAQQGVYTMRYSKFGYETVTVPGVETFEGDTTRVNVEMTPAAAGVLAGTVRLQSGVGVQGARVTIQDTPLDTLITDAHGRFVVNLPATGFNVHVRFTVNHIPPLVIEADTNLIVQAGDTTFAEIEVFVGIVEPSAADNYGYRAYDRYDRDRPAPYDWIELDPLFGYPGREFFFSHGDSAVFFPAPFPISFYGGDWDTLTVNCDGWMLPGVHHDACRINTPIPFVLNDPPGIIAPYWDDLREARAFGAQNFVWYDRDHGRWIFEFVYQRLAQLPGPLMNWQVHFLDPAFYPTTTGDCDMVFVYGDMGNINGCTIGIENPDENTGVQVLFNGTLDPNSWPIENGAALRFSTGRPTDVGSVLATVFVYPTRNDITGAVLHVGGRALSPVGLGFEDDSVAAGTVSALFLYPGYEAWRGQFALDPDGAEFPDIFSYRLDPPRDLSAVQHNGEVTLSWRRPMSTESPPPPYIMRYSIYRNDEEIATQLTDSVFTDQPQEHGVTANYTVKAHYRFGASDFSDTLAVEIDLPVSETASALPGEFRLYSNFPNPFNPTTTLRFDVPEPADVRLEVFDVTGRLVRTLHRGVLNAGRHSFVWNGTDASGSSVATGLYLCRAASPHYTAMQKMLLVK from the coding sequence GTGTACTCACGCATCACACTCTGCATCGCCGTGGCGCTTCTTTGCGCAACAGGATCTCTTGCCGCCGGCATAGACCCCGGCCTCGAATCGCGGCTCTTCTCCGCTCCCGAAAGCGAGCGGTTCAGCGTCATTCTCAAGCTGTACAATCCACAAGATATTCGAGCGCTCGATCTTGCCCTTCATGCCCGCCGCGCTCCGTTGGCCGAACGACATCGTGTTGTCATCGAGGCTCTCCAGTCCAACGCCGCTGACACGCAAGGGCCCGTGCTCGACCTGCTGAGTGAACAGAAACGCGACGGCAGTGTGGTCGGATACACCGCCTACTGGATCGAGAACCTGATCGTTGTGCTCGGCTCGCCCGGCGCGATTCTCGAACTGAAGGAACACCCGGACGTCGAGTCCATCGGATTCAACTTCCGCGCGGAACTCATCGAGCCGGTGCCGCGCGGCCCGCGACGCAGTGGCCGACCCTCCAGCCTCGACGTACACTTCACCACCGCCGGTCAACGCGCCACCGGAGCCGCCCGCGTCAATTCGGAACTCGGCATCACCGGTCAGGGAGTACTCGTGGCGGGAGTGGATACCGGAGTGGACCGTTTGCATCCCGCCCTGGCGTCCCGCTGGCGCGGCAACACTGCTCCCGTCGGCGAATGCTGGCTCGACCTGCTCGGCAACCGTCCGCTGCCCGTGGATAACAACGGTCACGGCACCCACACCATGGGTTCCATGTGCGGTCGGGAATATCAAACCAACGGTGACACGATTACCGTGGGGGCGGCTCCCAACGCTCGCTGGATCGCCACCAATCCCATCAACCAGAGTGTAGGCGCCGCCTTCATCCAGGACATCTTCGACGCCTTCGAGTGGCTCGCTGACCCCGACGGCAATCCCAACACGATGGAAGACGTGCCCGACGTCATCCAGAATTCCTGGGGAGTCACGCAGGGTCACGTGGGAACTCCCTGCTACAACAACTGGAACACCGTCATCACCAACTGCGAAGCGGCCGGTCCGGTCGTGATCTGGTCGGCCGGAAACGAGGGCACCGCCGGCTTGCGTTCCCCGGCCACCTACGAACTGAATCCCTATCAAATTTTCGCCGTCGGCGCCGTAAACGCCAACAGCGAAACCCCGCCGTTTCCCGTCGCCACCTTCTCTTCCCGCGGGCCGTCCGACTGTCCCCCCGATCTCGCCGCCGTCAAACCCGAAATCACGGCTCCGGGAGTTGCCGTCTATTCCTGCGTCCCCGGCGGCGGATACGAAGACGAGGATTGGAGCGGCACTTCGATGTCCGGCCCCCACGTCGCCGGTGTTGTCGCTCTCATGCGCGAAGCCTGCCCCGACTGCGATTACATCACCATCAAAGAAGCTCTCATGAACACGGCGATTGACGAGGGCTATCCCCCCGTCGGTGACGACAATATCTTTGGTCATGGATTCCTCAATGCCTACGATGCCGTATTGGCCGTGGCCAGTCTGGGCCGCGTAGATGGTTATATCACCACCAGCGCCGGGAATCCGCTGCCCGGTGTTCGCGTACAGGCCGTTCCCACGCCGCGCGCCGCGCGCAGCGACAGCAGCGGCTACTACAACCTCAGCGCCCAACAGGGCGTGTACACGATGCGCTATTCCAAGTTCGGTTACGAAACCGTGACCGTTCCGGGAGTAGAGACGTTCGAAGGGGACACGACCCGGGTCAACGTCGAGATGACTCCCGCCGCTGCGGGAGTGCTGGCCGGAACCGTCCGTCTGCAGAGTGGAGTCGGAGTTCAAGGCGCGCGCGTGACGATCCAGGATACGCCGCTGGATACGCTCATCACCGATGCTCACGGCCGGTTCGTCGTGAACCTGCCCGCCACCGGCTTCAATGTTCACGTCCGCTTCACCGTGAATCATATTCCGCCGCTCGTGATCGAGGCCGACACAAACTTGATTGTTCAAGCCGGGGACACCACGTTCGCCGAGATCGAGGTATTCGTCGGCATCGTCGAACCTTCGGCCGCCGACAACTACGGTTATCGAGCCTATGATCGTTACGATCGCGACCGGCCCGCACCCTATGACTGGATTGAGCTCGATCCGTTGTTCGGCTATCCGGGTAGGGAATTCTTCTTCTCCCACGGAGATTCGGCGGTCTTCTTCCCCGCGCCGTTTCCCATCTCTTTCTATGGCGGAGACTGGGACACATTGACCGTGAACTGCGACGGCTGGATGTTGCCGGGTGTGCACCACGATGCGTGCCGCATCAATACGCCCATTCCCTTTGTGCTCAATGATCCTCCCGGCATCATCGCACCCTACTGGGACGATCTCCGCGAAGCCCGGGCGTTCGGCGCGCAGAATTTCGTCTGGTACGACCGCGATCACGGACGATGGATCTTCGAGTTCGTCTATCAGCGCCTCGCACAACTTCCCGGCCCCCTGATGAACTGGCAAGTACATTTCCTCGATCCGGCCTTCTATCCGACGACCACCGGCGATTGCGACATGGTGTTCGTTTACGGCGACATGGGCAACATCAACGGTTGCACTATCGGCATTGAAAATCCCGACGAGAACACCGGCGTGCAGGTGCTCTTCAACGGCACCCTCGACCCGAATTCGTGGCCCATCGAAAACGGCGCGGCCCTCCGTTTCTCCACCGGACGGCCCACCGACGTCGGCAGTGTATTGGCCACGGTTTTCGTCTATCCGACGCGCAACGACATCACCGGCGCCGTTCTACACGTGGGCGGTCGCGCCCTTTCGCCCGTCGGCCTCGGATTTGAAGACGATTCGGTGGCGGCGGGAACCGTCAGCGCCCTGTTCCTGTATCCCGGCTATGAAGCGTGGCGGGGTCAGTTTGCTCTCGATCCCGACGGAGCCGAATTCCCGGATATCTTTTCCTATCGGCTGGATCCGCCGCGCGATTTGTCGGCGGTGCAGCACAACGGCGAAGTCACGCTGAGCTGGCGGCGTCCGATGTCCACGGAATCTCCACCGCCGCCCTACATCATGCGCTACTCCATCTATCGGAACGACGAAGAAATCGCGACCCAGCTCACCGATTCGGTTTTCACCGATCAGCCACAAGAGCACGGCGTGACCGCGAACTACACCGTCAAGGCTCACTATCGCTTCGGAGCGTCGGACTTCTCGGACACGCTCGCCGTTGAGATTGATCTTCCCGTGAGTGAAACGGCTTCCGCGCTGCCCGGCGAGTTCCGGCTCTATTCGAACTTTCCGAATCCGTTCAATCCGACGACCACGCTTCGCTTCGACGTTCCCGAACCCGCCGATGTCCGCCTCGAAGTGTTTGACGTCACCGGCCGCCTCGTGCGCACGCTCCACCGGGGAGTTCTCAACGCGGGACGGCACTCCTTCGTCTGGAACGGCACCGACGCCAGCGGTTCATCCGTGGCCACGGGTCTCTATCTCTGCCGCGCCGCTTCCCCACACTACACGGCTATGCAGAAGATGCTGCTGGTCAAATAG
- a CDS encoding glycerophosphodiester phosphodiesterase gives MLERLLKDTQRRMPLIFGHRGSPLSSRENTVESYCHALADGADGIELDVRATADGVLVCHHNRTVRFGLRVSKMTFTELYRWYAKRDLTVATLQSALEKVAGRGLVNIEIKVTGIEREVVALAARYLPPSSYFFTSFKRAAVAACRELAPDVPAFLIARSIGSLAVMLTQLREINASGIALRHRLIDKRVIEFFRKHGLPVFAWTVNRLPNAKWLADMGVSGLITDLPREMVEEFRRRAALLSGDTLLEM, from the coding sequence ATGCTGGAACGCCTTCTCAAAGACACGCAACGCCGGATGCCGCTGATCTTCGGTCATCGCGGTTCGCCGCTGTCTTCGCGTGAGAATACCGTGGAATCGTATTGCCACGCGCTGGCCGACGGAGCGGACGGAATCGAGCTCGACGTGCGCGCCACCGCCGACGGAGTGCTGGTCTGCCATCACAATCGCACCGTTCGCTTCGGGCTTCGTGTTTCCAAGATGACGTTTACCGAGCTCTATCGCTGGTACGCCAAGCGCGACCTGACCGTCGCCACGCTGCAAAGCGCGCTGGAGAAAGTGGCGGGGCGGGGGCTGGTGAACATCGAGATCAAGGTGACCGGAATCGAGCGCGAGGTGGTGGCGCTGGCCGCGCGCTACTTGCCGCCGAGCAGCTACTTCTTCACCAGTTTCAAGCGCGCGGCCGTGGCCGCCTGCCGGGAACTGGCTCCCGACGTTCCGGCGTTCCTGATTGCGCGATCCATCGGAAGTCTGGCGGTGATGCTGACCCAGCTGCGCGAGATCAATGCCTCGGGAATCGCCCTCCGCCACCGGCTGATAGACAAACGGGTGATCGAGTTCTTCCGCAAGCACGGACTGCCCGTGTTCGCGTGGACGGTGAACCGGCTGCCCAATGCCAAGTGGCTGGCGGACATGGGAGTGTCGGGACTTATCACCGATCTGCCGCGCGAGATGGTCGAAGAGTTCCGCCGCCGGGCCGCGCTGCTTTCGGGAGACACACTTCTCGAGATGTAG
- a CDS encoding glycerophosphodiester phosphodiesterase yields the protein MFFKRFQELMPGRPLILGHRGAPHSAPENSLESFRIALAAGADGIELDVQITGDGVLVAHHDGSLPSGEKLS from the coding sequence TTGTTCTTTAAACGCTTTCAAGAGCTCATGCCGGGCCGACCGCTGATTCTCGGCCATCGCGGTGCACCACACTCGGCACCGGAAAACTCGCTCGAATCGTTCCGCATCGCGCTCGCTGCGGGCGCGGACGGAATCGAACTCGACGTGCAGATCACGGGCGACGGCGTATTAGTTGCTCATCACGACGGCAGTCTGCCGTCGGGAGAAAAACTGTCCTAA